The genomic DNA GACGCGCCAGTGTAAGCTGCTCAAGATCAGCCGTTCGTCGATCTATTACACACCAGTTGGGGTGAATGCTGAGACGCTTAAGCTGATGCATGAGATTGATCGGATATTTACGAAATATCCATTCTTTGGCAGCCGACAGATAGCAGCCTATTTGCCCCAGTCAGGGTTCTCTGCGGGTCGGCATCGTGTTCGTCGCCTGATGAACATCATGCCTTGCCCGGCAGGCGATGCAAAGCATCGCTGAGAGGGGGGTTGCAGGCCATCTACAAGGGGCCGAACACCAGCAAGAAGCACCCACAGCACCGCATTTATCCATACCTGCTGAGAAAGTTGGCAATCACCCGACCCAATCAGGTCTGGTGCAGCGACATCACCTACATACCCGTCAAGAATGGTTTTTTGTATCTGGTGGCGATCATGGACTGGGCAACGCGAAAAGTGCTGACTTGGCGGCTCTCAAATACGCTGGATGCTAGCTTCTGTGTTGAGGCGCTGGAGGAGGCTATCGCCCGATACGGCAAGCCAGAGATCATGAACACGTCCAGGGCAGCCAATACACTGGTGCGGGTTGGATCACAACTTTGACCGAAGCCAACATCAAAATATCAATGGACGGACGCGGCCGCTATCTCGGCAAAATCTTCATCGAACGTCTGTGGCGATCCCTGAAGCAGGAGGCCGTTTACTTGCATGAAATCACCGATGGGTTCCAAGCAAAACGGATCATCGATACATGGATTGGGTTCTACAACTCAGAACGCCCTCACACGGCCCTTGATAAGCGAACACCGGACATCGCATACTTTGGCCATGCGGAGATACGAAAAACGGCATGAACATAAATCAGATGCATCTTAGCCAAGCCACATACCTGTCCTGAAAAGCAGGACCACTTCAGGGGTACTTTACCCCTGTCCGTGAAAGGGGCACCAGATGGGACAACAGCGGCGGAAGTACACAGACGATTATAAGGCCGGGGCAGTTGAGTGACTGTACGCGCCTGGGGCGACGCAAGGCTGCGTTGCCAAGGAGCTCGGGATTACTGGTCCACAGCTGAAGACGTGGCGGCTTGAGATCGAGGCATTTGGCTCAGTTGAAGCCAAACTGCGTCAGCAAGCCGATGCGGCTGAATTGGTCCGCCTTCGCAAAGACAACAAGCGGCTTGCTCAGGACGTGGAGATTTTGCACAAAGCATCCGCTTTTTTCGCAACGCGGGCGGTGAAACCATGACGAGCAAGCGCACTTTCATCACTGCCCATAAAGCGCAATATGCGGTTTCAATATTATGCCGTCTCCTGGAGATATCCCGGGGCTGGTTCTACGGATTTCCAGCCAGTCAGCCTGCACGCGATCAACGTCAAGTTAATCGTGAGGCCCGAGATCAGGAGTTGCTTCCCAAGATTAAAACCTTCTTCAAGGTCAGTAAGAAATGCTATGGATCAAAGCGTATTCACCAAGACTTGCTGGCGGATAGTGAGGTCGTCTCTGAACGTCGTGTTGCCAGAATAATGAAGGAAAACAAGGTGTCTTCGCTTCTTCGCAAGCGTAGAAAGCCAATCACGACGGACAGCGATCATGAGCTGAAGCCTTCCATTGCCCCCTCTCACACATACTGCGTATGTGCTGCCGGCAATGGGCAGGCGATTGCGAAGCAATCTGCCGAGAGGGGCCAAACTTGCTGGAACAGAAGTTCCACAGCCAGACGCCTAATACCGTTTGGCTGGCCGGCATCACCTATATCGACACCCCCTCTCGGGATCATGCTTCGCATAACCCTGCCGGGCAGTGGATAGGGGCCGCCAATATGCTGCTGGGGACTATCGCAAGTTGATCAAAAAGGCGAAGCTTACCCAGTCCATGAGCCGCAAGGGCGAGTGCCTCGACAATGCACCTATGGAGAGTTTCTTTGCCTCACTGAAAAAGGAACTGGTGCACCATCAGCGCTTCAAAACACGCGCCCAGGCCAAGGCTGTAATCTTTGAATACATCGAGGTATTCTATAACCGCCAGCGTCGCCATTCCGGCGACGGATATCAAACGCCGCAACAGGCCTTCAATAATATGACTTGGGAAATGGCCGCATAGGGTCAATAAATAAACTGTCCGGTTTCAGGGACGAAGTTCAGCAGAGCCCGTGCGCGATTGAGTGACAAAAAAGCTTGCTGTTCAACGGTCTTTATCGCAACAAACCGCCCTCTCGGTGAATACAAGCTTCACCTGCCGGCAATGATCGTCGGGCGTGTCACCGCTTCACAAATGGCCTCTGCATCGATCGCATCAGACTTGCCGCGCTTGACGTATGGTTTGACATAAATCGGTGGGATCAGGCGGACATCGTGGCCCAACACTGTTAACTCCCGAGCTCAATGATGCGCACTGCTACAGGCCTCCATGCCAATCAGGCAGGGATCAATCTTGGAGAAGAACGGCAATAGCTGTGCGCGTCTCAAAGGCCGGTTGAAGGCGACCTCTTCGTCTTCAGTGATCCCATGAACTTGAAAAATGTTCTTGGCCAACCTCTCAGCGATTACTGCGCATTCGCCTGCCGGTCGATGGATCAACGCCTATTGTGGTAACTTGCATGGGGTGGCTCCTGTCATAAGTAAGTTTCGACACATACATTATCGCGCATTGCGACGCTGGTTGGAGCAGGAGCCACCCACCCCATCAGCATGGGTCTCTTTTTTACAGATAGGACAGGCCATTACAGCGCCTCCATCGGGATTGGCAGCCTTTCGCGTTTGCGCTGCAGCTCATAGTGGCCCAGTGGGGTCCAGCCAACCAATGCTGTGTCGATGCTGTCGGCGCGAAACGCACTGCGCAGTGACGATTCAATCTGCTTGCGGTGCGCCTTGGACATTGGTGCCATATCAATCACCACCTGCCCGCCAAGCCCGCGCAAGCGCAATTCGCGTGGCAGTGCCTTTGACGCCGCTATGTTGGCCTTCAGCGAAGACGCTGGCGATGTATCGCCGCCCGTGTTCACGTCTACCGCGATCAATGCGCGCGTGGGTTCGACATACATAAACGCTGACGCTTCAAGCCCGACACGCGCAGAACTCAGCGCCGTCATCTGGTCCAACACGCCGTGGTGTTCAAACCCACCTGCGTCCGTCACAACTGTCGCGGGTTCGACCCATTCGCGCCACGCCAAACCATGTGGCCCATCGCCGTCTGTCAACGCTTCGGCCACACCATCGCTGTCCGCCATAATCGCAGATGCCATAGCGTCCATCGCGGCGATGTCTTCGATGATATCTGCGTCTGCCCCGCCTTCACAGGAGGAGCGCAAGATCAAACCGAACCCCTCGCTCACGCCCTCATCATGGGCGCAGGCCAAAACGCGGTTCCGCACGTCATCATCCTTGATCGAGCGGCTGACGTTGATCCCCAATTTCCCGGGCGTCACAATGGCATAGCGCGATTTGAACAGCACACGGTCGGTTACAGGAATGGCTTTGCCATCGTCGGCGTAGCCGGTTACCTGCACCAGTATAGCCTGTCCGGGCGCGAGCCCCTTTCCTTGGCGCAGAAATGCCGTCTCACCGTCCGGCAGGCGCAGCATCATGCCACCCTGCCCTTTCAACGGACGATCACAAATCGCACGAAAAATCGCACCCGGGCGCGGCGCGCCCTCATCGTCGATCATCAAATCTTGCAGTTTTCCATCGACCAGCAGCGCCGCCGCTTCACGGCCCGCCACGTGGTCCAGAACGATCATCCGTCCCTTCATGAATTTTCCTTTATGTTCTGCGGCACCTGTTGGGACCACATCACCAAACCTGATGATTGTAATAAATTCGCGGTCTCCGCCAACGGCAGCCCGACCACCCCCGAATAAGATCCAGAAATCCACGGAATAAACGCGCTGGCTGGTCCTTGAATGGCATAGCCACCCGCTTTGCCGCGCCAGTCGTCCGTTGCAATATAGCCTGCGATCTCAACGTCACTCAGGCGTTTCATCTTCACGTCCGTCACGACATCCTTCACGCGGATACCATTCGGCGTTTTGACCGCAATTGCAGTAATCACTTTATGGCGACGCCCCGACATCAGCCGCAAAAACGCCTCAGCCTCAACTGCGTCAGCAGGCTTGCCCAAAATACGGCGACCCACCGCCACCGTGGTATCCGCGCAAAGCACGACCTCATCATCCGCGCACACGGATGCCTGCGCCTTTTCCTGCGCCATGCGCCGCACGTAGTCGCGCGGTTTTTCAGCCTCTTTCGGGTCTTCGTTAATCTCAGGTGCGCGCACAGCATAGGGCGTCAGCCCAAGCTGCGCCAAAAGCTCCAACCGTCGCGGGGAACCGGAGCCTAAAATAAGTCTCATCCGAGAATTATTTGAACCGATAATTGATCCGACCCTTGGTCAAATCATAGGGGGTCATCTCGACCTGCACCTTGTCGCCTGAAAGGACACGGATGCGGTTCTTTCGCATCTTGCCTGCCGTATGCGCGATGATCGTATGGCCGTTTTCCAGCTCGACCAGGAATGTCGCGTTCGGCAAGAGTTCTTTTACGACGCCTGGAAATTCGAGCAGTTCTTCCTTGGCCATGTTCTCTCCATCAAAAACGTCCGCGAACTTGCGGACAGGGGGTAAATGCGCTGGGGCGCAGGGATTTTCAAGGGCTAACTGAACCTTAACCCTTGTAATGTCTTTGATGCGCGCAATCACCGACCCCGAATTTTGGGCAAACCATGCAACACATGGGCAAAGATTTTTACGAAACTGTCATTCTTCGCTATCCCCGTTGCCCCAACGGGCGATCAGGCGGCTATGGATTTGGTCGCGGGCCTGGCGATAGGACGCCAGACGGTCGTCGCGGCCTTCGCCCAACCCCGTTGGGTCCAAAATTGGCCAGTATTCAACATCAAGGTGCGCATGGCGCGTCAATTCCTGTGCGCGGCGCTGGCTGGCGGGCGATAAAGCGACAACCAAATCGAACGACGACAAATCATCACCCCATTGCACCATTTCATCAAAAGACCGGCTGCGGTGGCGCGAAAGCTCAATCCCCAATTCCATGCACACCGATACTGCGAAACCATCAATATCAAGGTCGGACTTTACACCTGCAGATTGAAGATAAACGCCTGTTCCATACAACTTTTTCGCTAAACCTTCAGCCATGGGCGAGCGCACAGAATTGTGGTCACAACAAAATAGAATGGACTGTGGCAATCGATCCAAACTAGCCCCCGAAATGCAAAACACAGATGAGCGTAAACAGGCGTCGGGAGGTGTCATAGTCGACCTCCGCCTTCCCCTCCAGACGCTCTTGTAGGATACGCGCACCCTCATCGTGGATGCCACGCCGCGCCATATCAATCGTCTCAATCTGGTTTGGGGCGGCGGTTTTGACCGCGTCAAAATAGCTTTCGCAGATCAGGAAATAATCTTTCACGACTTGGCGGAACGGGCCGAGGGACAGATGAAACTCACCCGCAGCTTCACCATTTTCGGTATTTATTTCGAATACCAATCGCTTTTGACGGATTGAAAGCCCCAACCGATACGGCCCAATCGGAACCTCCTTGCTGTCGCGCTCAGGCAGAACAAAGGAGTTGTCCTCAAGCAGATCGAACATCGCCACTTTGCGTTCTTGTTCAATCTCGGGCGTCGGCGGCGGTAGCGCACTGTCGTCCAGATCAATGTGGATTATCTTTGCCAATGCCCTAACCCCGGTTCAACTTGTCGATCCTAGCACGCACGCTAAGCCCATGAGCTTGCAAACTTTCGGAAATGGCAAGCCGTTCTGCAGCCGGACCGATCGCCGCCAGCGCATCGGGCGTCATTTTTGCAAGCGTTGTACGTTTGAGGAAATCCATCACCGACAACCCGCTTGAGAACCGCGCCGACCGCGCCGTCGGCAGCACATGGTTCGGCCCGCCGACATAGTCGCCAATGGCTTCTGGCGTCCAAGCGCCAATAAATATCGCGCCAGCGTGGGTGATCTGATCAGCCAGACTATCGGCATCCGCGACGCAAATCTCAAGATGCTCAGGTGCAATTCTATCTGATAACACAACGGCTTGCGCCATGTCTTTCACTGTAATAATTGCGCCGTAATCACGCCAGCTTGGCCCCGCCACCGCGCGGCGTTCCAATGTCAGCAATCGCGCCTCGATTGCACTTGCCACGGCCTGACCGAAAGCAGCGTCATCCGTGATCAGGATCGACTGCGCGTTCTCGTCGTGTTCAGCCTGTGACAGCAAATCAAGCGCGATCCAGTCGGGGTCATTGTCTTTATCAGCAATCACTAAAATTTCTGATGGCCCCGCGATCATGTCGATCCCGACCTTGCCAAACACCCGCCGTTTCGCCGCCGCGACATAGGCGTTGCCCGGACCAGTGATCTTATCCACGGGTGCTATCGTTTCGGTGCCATAGGCCAGCGCCGCCACCGCCTGCGCACCACCGATACGGTAAATTTCGTCCACGCCCGCGATCCGCGCCGCCATCAGGACAAGGGGGTTCACCGCCCCGTCCGGCGTCGGCACAACCATCGCCAACCTCCCCACGCCAGCAACCTTCGCAGGCACCGCGTTCATCAAAACTGATGATGGATAGGTCGCAATACCGCCGGGAACATACAATCCAGCAGCCGACACAGGCGTCCAACGCCACCCCAGCGACGCACCCGCATCGTCCGTCCAGAATGCATCTTCGGGCATTTGGCGCAGGTGATAATCCCGAATGCGCGTCGCTGCCAATTCAAGCGCTGCACGGTCTTCGTCGCTAACCTGCGCGCAATAATCTTCAATCTCAACACTGGTGAACCGCAGGCCATCTGCGTCCAAGTGCAATCGATCAAATTTCGCCGTTAAGTCAAGAACAGCCGCATCCCCGCGCGCGCGCACGTCTGCAATGATGTCCGCAACAACAGCGTCCACATCTGGCGAATCCTCGCGCTTAGCGCCAAGCAACGCCTGAAATGCGGTCTCAAAATTACTGTCTGATATCTCTAAAAACTGTGGCATTTAGAACTCCTGCTGTCTGACACCACGGTCTAGTCGTCGTGTTTCGGCATCGCCTTTGACGGTGCCAAATAGGGCCGCGTGACGTCCTTTAGAACAACTTCTAGCGCTTCGACATCAATCCGTATCGCACCGTCGCCCGCAAGTGTCAGCACTACGAAACCACCGCCGTCAGTTCCAGCCTCAAACACCATGTTCAGCACCGACAAGACCATATCGCCATCACGCACATCGACGCCACTGGCCTGCACGCGCATCGCGTCCTCAATTACCAGCACAGACTGAACCCGTTCGTAATCGCGCTTCCGGGCCTCTGCCTTGTCGGCATCTTCCCAACGAAACCGGTTCAACAGCAGCGCAAACCGACGTGCTGCGCGATCCCATTTCATTTCAGCTCCCGGAAAAACCGCATCTTGCACAAGGCCCGACAGCACGGCCAGATCCTCGGCATCGTACGCTTTCAGGCGTAAGGGCGCTTCGTTTCCGTCTTCAAAGGTTGCGTCGTTTGCTGAAGTATTCATCGTCCTGCCACCCGCTCAATATCCGCACCAACGCGGCCCAGTTTTTCTGCAACATTTTCATAGCCACGATCGAGATGGTACACGCGGTTCACCTGCGTTTCACCGTTCGCAGCCAACCCTGCAAGGATCAGTGACACCGACGCACGAAGATCTGTCGCCATCACCGGCGCGCCCTTCATTTTGTCGACGCCCGTGACAGTCGCCGTGCCGCCGTGGACTTCGATGTTTGCGCCCATGCGCACCAGTTCCGGCGCGTGCATAAAGCGGTTTTCGAATATCTTTTCTTCCAGCACGGACGTGCCATCAGCAAAGCACAGCATCGCCATCATCTGCGCCTGTAGATCCGTCGGGAAACCCGGGAAGGGTTCGGTCTTAACGTTCACCGCACGCGGGCGGTCGCCGTTCAGCTTAACCTTCAGACCAACCTTGGTTTCCTCAACGCTGACGCCAACTGCGTCAAGTTTTTCTGCAAATGCACCGACCAATTCCATCCGCCCGCCGATACATTCCACCTCTCCACCGGCAATCACTGGCGCCAGCATATAAGTGCCAAGTTCGATGCGGTCCGTTACAACGGGGTGCGTCGCGCCGTGCAAACGATCGACGCCCTGAATGGTGATCGTGGACGTGCCATCGCCATCAATCTGCGCGCCCATTTTGCGCAGGCAAGACGCCAGATCGACAATCTCGGGCTCACGCGCGGCATTATTAATAACGGTTGTGCCTTTAGCCAACGTCGCGGCCATCATGATATTTTCCGTCGCGCCGACGCTGGCGAACGGAAAATCTATCACAGCACCCTTCAGCTTTCCGCCCTCCGCCTTGGCATGCAGATACCCGTTCCTAAGGTCGATCTGCGCGCCCATCTTCGTGAGACCGTCAGTGTGAATATCCATTGGCCGCGCACCAATGGCGCACCCCCCCGGGAGCGATACAATCGCGTGACCTTCGCGTGCCAACAAAGGCCCCAAGACCAAATTTGAGGCCCGCATCTTGCGCACGATGTCGTAATCAGCGGTCGTGTTGATCGACCCATGGCATGACATCGTCTGCACCTTACCGTCTTGGAGCGACGAAATCTCAGCGCCCAGCGATTCCAGCAACACAGTCATGGTCTTAATGTCGGACAAACGTGGCGTGTTGGTCAGCGTCAGCGGTTCATCGCTTAACAATGTCGCAGGCATGAGCGCCAATGCTGCGTTCTTTGCGCCTGCAATTTCGATCTGGCCTGACAGCGCTTTGCCGCCTCGTACAACGATGGAATCCATGCCTGTTATTCTTTCTGATGTGGCGCAGTCGCACCGGGCTGATGTGGCGCAGTCGCAGCGGGTTCTTGTGCGGCTTGCTCATCCGCTTGTTTTGTCGCCTTGGCACGCGCTTGTGCCTTACGCCGTCCAAGGTTTGCTTTCAACGCGGCCTTTAAGCGATCTTCGCGTGTTTGGGCCGGTTTGGGGTTCGATTTACTGCTCATACCGCTTGTTACCTGATGCCGCAAAAACCGTCCAGAGAGGGCTTGCAGATTACATGTTTTGCGTCTACTCCGCGCTCATCGGTCGCTGCTGTAGCTCACTGGCAGAGCACTCCCTTGGTAAGGGAGAGGTCGAGAGTTCGATTCTCTCCAGCAGCACCAGATTAACCCCTTGATAACAAATAAAACCCTTGCAATCTTGGCCCTAGGGCCGCTTGATGGTTACAAACTGAGCTGGCTATGGCCGGGAAAGTCAGGCATTTAGTCAATCGCTCAGGGCGCTTCCACGCACGGTTAGTTGTGCCAAAAGATTTGCGTGCCATCGTTGGCAAAAGTGAATTGCGCTTACCTTTGGGTGGCGATTACCACCGAGCCCTCAAACTTTTACCTAGTGCAGTCACACAGCTTCAACTTCAAATAGGTGAAGCTGAGCACAAGTCAGGCCAAGTTTCTGATGTTCCTCGCTACCCTATGATGGCGGACCAGATGGCAGTGGCGCATTATAACCGCCGCTTGGCGTTTGCTTGCTTGATGGGGCGGGTTTTACGTCGGTTTGCGCCATGATTCACACCCTTTCCCGAAGCGCCGCTTCGATCTCGGGTTTCTGCTTTGTAAAAGGGCCATAGGCGAACCAACCGTCTCCGACGGTGATCGGTGCGACCCGCACGCCGTAGCGTGCCATAGCGTCCTCCATGATGGCCTGATCGGTCAGGTCGCGCTCGTCGTAGGGGATGCCCTCGCGATCGAGCCATGCCTTGAGGGCGTGGCAATCCGGGCAGGTCGGCGTCATATAGATTGTTAAGTCGATGGCTAAGTCTGCATCAGTTCCGAAGACCATGATGTCCTCCATTGGATTTGTTGGGCAGGCTCCGGGCCGGATAGGACCCGGAGCCTGATTTTCTTTCGCGCTTACTCTGCGGCGGCAAGATGCGGCTGTTGCACAGCTTCACTCTCGGGAGCCACATCGCCTTGCATCGGGGCCTTGAAACGGCGCAATCGCAGCGCATTGCCCAGCACGAACACGCTGGAGAGTGCCATGGCACCCGCTGCGAAGATCGGCGACAGCAACAGGCCAAAGGAGGGATAGAGCGCGCCCGCCGCCACCGGGATCAGAGCCGTGTTGTAGGCGAAGCCCCAGAACAGGTTCTGCTTGATGTTGCGGATCGTCGCCTGACTGATCGCGATCGCGTTCGGCACACCTTTCAGGCTGCCCGACATCAGAACCACATCGGCCGCTTCGATGGCCACATCGGTGCCGGTGCCGATGGCAAGGCCGACGTCGGCCTGGGCCAGCGCGGGCGCATCGTTGATGCCGTCGCCCACGAAAGCCAGTCGGCCATACTTGGCTTTCAGGCGCTTCACCGCGTCCACCTTGCCGTCAGGCAGCACCTCAGCCACGATCTCGTCGATGCCAAGACGTAGGGCGATGGCCTCCGCCGTGCGGCGGTTGTCGCCGGTGATCATCACGACCTTCAGCCCCAGATCATTCAGCGCTTTGATCGCCTCGGGCGTCGTCTCCTTGATGGGATCGGCGACCGCCACGATGGCGGCAAGCTTTCCGTCGATCGCCACGTAAAGCGGGGTCTTGCCTTCGTCGCCGAGCCGGTTGGCGGTTTCTCTGAACAGCGCCGTATCGAGGCCGATCTTGGCCATGAAGCGGTCGGCACCAATCTCGACACGTACGCCTTCGACTTTGGCTCCGACGCCGAACCCGGTCACAGAATCGAACCCCGTCACTTTCGGCAGATCGAGCCCTTCGGCCTTGGCCGCTTCGACGATGGCCCGTGCGATGGGATGCTCGGACTGAACTTCGACGGCCGCGATCCTGGCAAGAACGTCTTTCCGGTCGAAACCTTCGGCCAGATCAAGATCGGTCAGCGGTTTGGTCTTGTCACGGTTTAGTTCCCGTCTCTTTCGAGCAATGTTTGCTATGAAGGAGATAGAGAATGGCAAAGAGATACACAGATGAGTTTCGGCGTGATGCGGTGCGCATGGCGACGACGAGTGGGTTAACGCGGCCTCAACTTTCATCAGATTTAGGGGTTGGGCTTTCGACGCTGAACAAATGGGTTCAACAGCATCAACACGATGACCTGATGTCAGGACCGCATCAAGACGTTGAGAAGGAGAACACGCGGCTTCGCAAGGAAGTCCGTCTGCTGCGCGAGGAGAGGGAAGTGTTAAAAAAGGCGGCGATCTTCTTTGCAGGCCAAAGCCGGTGAGGTTTGCTTTCATCGACGTCTGGAAAGAAGAATGGCCAGTTGAGTTTCTGTGCCGCGTTATGCGGGTCACATCACGTGGTTTCCGCGCGTGGCGGGTTCGCCCGATGAGCCAGCGACAACGAGATGATATGGTGATCCTAGCTCATATCCGTGAACAGCATCGCTTAAGCCTGCAAAGCTATGGGCGGCCTCGGATGACCGAGGAACTGCAAGAATTGGGATTGAAGGTGGGCCATCGTAGGGTCGGACGTCTGATGGGCGAGAATGGCATCAAGATCATCAGAACCCAGAAGTACAAGGCGACAACGGACAGCAACCACACGTTCAACATCGCACCAAATCTGTTGGATCAAGATTTCTCAGCGACTGGCCCCAATCAGAAATGGGCTGGCGACATCAGCTACATCTGGACAAGTGAGGGCTGGCTGTATCTTGCCGTCATCCTTGACCTGTATTCTCGCCGCGTCATCGGCTGGGCTGTCAGTAACCGCATGAAGAAGGATCTGGCAATCCGGGCGTTAGATATGGCCGTTGCTTTGCGCCAACCACCGGAGGATTGCATTCACCATACGGATCGTGGTTCGCAATATTGCTCAAATGAGTATCAGAAGCGCCTGTCCAAGCACGGCTTCAAGATCTCGATGAGCGGCAAGGGAAATTGTTATGATTGTGAGTATGGTATTGCGGCTTGATGGCCTGACCCATGTTACGATTGACTGCGTGTCATTGTATTGACGTGTCGACCGTCAAGTCGCCCCGGCGACGGGTGAGATGTGACCTCATAGGAGCATGACGGGGACGCCCCATCACAGTCCTGTCCTCTCAGAATGTTGCCTGGGCATTCTCAACCTAAGGGGACAACATGAAGATCAGACATCCAATTATCATCGGCATCGATACGCATAAGGCAACACATGTTGCTGTCGCGATTGATACGCAAGGCACCCGCCTAGCAGCACTTTCCATCCCTGCGAACTCAAAGGGATATCTGGAACTGGAACGCTGGTCTTGTGGCCTGGGTCATGTCCAAGCTTTTGGAATCGAAGGGACGGGCTCTTACGGTGCCGGTCTATCGCGCTGCTTGCTTGCACAAGGGCACCATGTTGTTGAGGTTACGAGACCCAATCGCCAGCTGCGCTATACTCAAGGCAAGACCGACAGCCTCGACGCAGAAGGTGCCGCTCGGTCAGTTTTATCTGGACAGGCAAATTCCCGCCCTAAAACCCAAACGGGATCGTCGGAGATGATCAGGCATCTGAAGATAGCCCGTGACACGGCTGTTAAGTCACGTTCACAGGCGATGGTGACCCTGAAAACACTGATCATCAATGCACCAGCTGATCTGCGTGAAGTACTGGATCAGATCAAAGGTAAGATCGGATTGATCCGGCATATCGCGGCCTTCAGACCCGGTGATATACTTAATACATTAGCTTCTGCCAAAGCAGCCATGCGAGCTTTGGCACGACGGTGGCTATTGCTACATGAAGAGATTCTGGGTCACGATAAAGAACTGGAGCGACTTGTCATCAAACGCGCTCCGGACCTGATGCAATCCCACGGAATTGCGACAATGACAGTCGCAGAGATGCTAATCCTCGTTGGCGATGATCCCACGCGCATCCGATCTGAGGCTGCATTTGCCAAACTCTGTGGCGTTTGTCCCATCCCTGCATCAAGTGGGAAAACGCACCGTTTCCGTCTCAACAGAGGAGGAAACAGACAAGCCAACGCTGCGCTCTACCGTGTCGCCATCGTCAGGATGCGCAGCCACGAACCGACGCTTGCTTATGTCAAAAAACGTACGAAAGATGGCAAAAGCAAAAGCGAAATCATTCGATGCCTGAAGCGTTACATCGTCCGGGAGATTTACAGCCAACTCTGCGTGCCACAAACCATCAAAATTGCTGCTTGACGAATATAGGAGCTTCAACTCTATGGTTGAGACGTTCTTTAAATCCATCAAGGCTGAGCTGATCTGGCGTAACCGATGGGATACACGCCGTCAGGCAGAAGGTGCTATATTCCAGTATATCAACGGATTTTATAATCCAAGGCGCAGGCACTCGTCGCTAGGTGGTAAAAGCCCCTTGGCATTTGAACGAAAGGCCGCATAAAAGAGTTCAGAGACCGGAACGTAAGCGTGACAAGTCCAGTTTGCCTTCGGTAAGGGTGCCTGTCTTGTCGAGTGCCACGACCTTCGCCTCTTTCAGAAGCTGCAAGGCTTCGCCTCTGCGGAAGAGCACGCCCATCTCAGCTCCGCGCCCGGTGCCCACCATGATCGAGGTCGGCGTGGCGAGGCCCATGGCGCAGGGGCATGCGATGATCAGGACGGCCACCGCGTTGACCAGACCGAAGGTGAGCGCGGGTTCGGGCCCCCAGATCATCCAGACGATGAAGGTCGCCGTGG from Octadecabacter antarcticus 307 includes the following:
- the infA gene encoding translation initiation factor IF-1, encoding MAKEELLEFPGVVKELLPNATFLVELENGHTIIAHTAGKMRKNRIRVLSGDKVQVEMTPYDLTKGRINYRFK
- a CDS encoding Maf family protein; its protein translation is MRLILGSGSPRRLELLAQLGLTPYAVRAPEINEDPKEAEKPRDYVRRMAQEKAQASVCADDEVVLCADTTVAVGRRILGKPADAVEAEAFLRLMSGRRHKVITAIAVKTPNGIRVKDVVTDVKMKRLSDVEIAGYIATDDWRGKAGGYAIQGPASAFIPWISGSYSGVVGLPLAETANLLQSSGLVMWSQQVPQNIKENS
- a CDS encoding arsenate-mycothiol transferase ArsC, with the protein product MDRLPQSILFCCDHNSVRSPMAEGLAKKLYGTGVYLQSAGVKSDLDIDGFAVSVCMELGIELSRHRSRSFDEMVQWGDDLSSFDLVVALSPASQRRAQELTRHAHLDVEYWPILDPTGLGEGRDDRLASYRQARDQIHSRLIARWGNGDSEE
- a CDS encoding UPF0262 family protein, with amino-acid sequence MAKIIHIDLDDSALPPPTPEIEQERKVAMFDLLEDNSFVLPERDSKEVPIGPYRLGLSIRQKRLVFEINTENGEAAGEFHLSLGPFRQVVKDYFLICESYFDAVKTAAPNQIETIDMARRGIHDEGARILQERLEGKAEVDYDTSRRLFTLICVLHFGG
- a CDS encoding IS3 family transposase; this encodes MTSKRTFITAHKAQYAVSILCRLLEISRGWFYGFPASQPARDQRQVNREARDQELLPKIKTFFKVSKKCYGSKRIHQDLLADSEVVSERRVARIMKENKVSSLLRKRRKPITTDSDHELKPSIAPSHTYCVCAAGNGQAIAKQSAERGQTCWNRSSTARRLIPFGWPASPISTPPLGIMLRITLPGSG
- the hisD gene encoding histidinol dehydrogenase, with the translated sequence MPQFLEISDSNFETAFQALLGAKREDSPDVDAVVADIIADVRARGDAAVLDLTAKFDRLHLDADGLRFTSVEIEDYCAQVSDEDRAALELAATRIRDYHLRQMPEDAFWTDDAGASLGWRWTPVSAAGLYVPGGIATYPSSVLMNAVPAKVAGVGRLAMVVPTPDGAVNPLVLMAARIAGVDEIYRIGGAQAVAALAYGTETIAPVDKITGPGNAYVAAAKRRVFGKVGIDMIAGPSEILVIADKDNDPDWIALDLLSQAEHDENAQSILITDDAAFGQAVASAIEARLLTLERRAVAGPSWRDYGAIITVKDMAQAVVLSDRIAPEHLEICVADADSLADQITHAGAIFIGAWTPEAIGDYVGGPNHVLPTARSARFSSGLSVMDFLKRTTLAKMTPDALAAIGPAAERLAISESLQAHGLSVRARIDKLNRG
- a CDS encoding DUF2948 family protein, with product MNTSANDATFEDGNEAPLRLKAYDAEDLAVLSGLVQDAVFPGAEMKWDRAARRFALLLNRFRWEDADKAEARKRDYERVQSVLVIEDAMRVQASGVDVRDGDMVLSVLNMVFEAGTDGGGFVVLTLAGDGAIRIDVEALEVVLKDVTRPYLAPSKAMPKHDD
- a CDS encoding ribonuclease E/G produces the protein MKGRMIVLDHVAGREAAALLVDGKLQDLMIDDEGAPRPGAIFRAICDRPLKGQGGMMLRLPDGETAFLRQGKGLAPGQAILVQVTGYADDGKAIPVTDRVLFKSRYAIVTPGKLGINVSRSIKDDDVRNRVLACAHDEGVSEGFGLILRSSCEGGADADIIEDIAAMDAMASAIMADSDGVAEALTDGDGPHGLAWREWVEPATVVTDAGGFEHHGVLDQMTALSSARVGLEASAFMYVEPTRALIAVDVNTGGDTSPASSLKANIAASKALPRELRLRGLGGQVVIDMAPMSKAHRKQIESSLRSAFRADSIDTALVGWTPLGHYELQRKRERLPIPMEAL